In Perca fluviatilis chromosome 14, GENO_Pfluv_1.0, whole genome shotgun sequence, a genomic segment contains:
- the LOC120573443 gene encoding collagen alpha-1(X) chain-like — protein sequence MNFTILLFVSMFCGLILAQDDAPDATGTEETVETKSCYPDMCDLLTEFGAMREKLTSVETRLKESVNQILELKNKERTKVIFSTAIGQGDKPIGPFNTDTTLIYRRVITNIGGAYSPSTGIFTAPVAGVYYFTIFYHAGGDYEGKLLLFKNSELVVMTHDHRSGSDGADNGGNAAFLQLQPRDQVYVRMAANSHVWGTDHHTTFSGFLVTQM from the exons ATGAATTTCAccattttattgtttgtgtcGATGTTCTGCGGCTTGATTTTGGCCCAGGATGATGCTCCTGATGCTACTGGAACAGAAGAAACTGTAGAAACCAAGTCCTGTTATCCTGACATGTGTGATCTCCTGACAGAGTTTGGTGCCATGAGAGAAAAACTCACATCTGTGGAAACCAGACTGAAGGAGAGTGTAAACCAGATTCTGGAACTGAAAAACAAAG AAAGGACCAAGGTGATATTCAGTACAGCAATAGGACAAGGTGACAAACCCATTGGACCCttcaacacagacacaacttTAATCTACAGAAGAGTGATAACAAACATCGGTGGTGCCTACAGTCCATCCACAG GTATCTTCACTGCACCTGTTGCAggtgtttattattttacaatcTTCTATCATGCTGGAGGAGATTACGAGGGAAAACTGTTGCTGTTCAAGAACAGTGAATTGGTGGTCATGACCCATGATCACCGCTCAGGCTCAGACGGAGCTGATAACGGAGGAAATGCAGCATTCCTGCAGCTGCAGCCAAGAGACCAGGTGTATGTGCGTATGGCTGCAAACTCACATGTTTGGGGAACCGACCACCATACAACCTTCAGTGGTTTTCTGGTCACTCAAATGTGA